Proteins from a genomic interval of Panthera tigris isolate Pti1 chromosome A2, P.tigris_Pti1_mat1.1, whole genome shotgun sequence:
- the TIMM29 gene encoding mitochondrial import inner membrane translocase subunit Tim29: MAAAALKRFWSRNREDPGGPAAAKPGVWARLGSWARVLLRDYAEACGDAAAAARARPGRAAAYVGLLGGAAACCALAPGEAAFEEALLDASGTLLLLAPATRNRVSEGHVQRLLWLRGRGRLRHVSLGLCSLVYEAPVDAQASLYQARCRYLQPRWADFPDRILDVGFVGRWWVLAARMRDCDVNDDEFLHLPAHLRVVGPHQLRSETNERLFDEKYEPVVLTDDQVDQALWEEQVLQKEKKDRLALSQADSLVRPEGPR; encoded by the exons ATGGCGGCGGCCGCTCTGAAAAGATTTTGGTCCCGAAACCGTGAAGACCCTGGGGGCCCAGCGGCCGCGAAGCCCGGCGTGTGGGCGCGGTTGG GCTCCTGGGCCCGCGTACTGCTCCGAGACTACGCGGAGGCCTGCGGggacgcggcggcggcggcgcgggcccGGCCCGGGCGGGCGGCCGCGTACGTGGGGCTGCTGGGCGGCGCGGCGGCCTGCTGCGCGCTGGCGCCCGGCGAGGCGGCCTTCGAGGAGGCGCTGCTCGACGCGTCGGGGACCCTCCTGCTGCTGGCCCCGGCCACCCGCAACCGCGTCTCCGAGGGCCACGTGCAGCGGCTGCTGTGGCTTCGGGGCCGCGGCCGCCTCCGCCACGTGAGCCTGGGCCTGTGCTCGCTCGTGTACGAGGCGCCCGTCGACGCCCAGGCCAGCCTCTACCAGGCCCGCTGCCGCTACCTGCAGCCCCGCTGGGCCGACTTCCCGGACCGGATCCTGGACGTGGGCTTCGTGGGCCGCTGGTGGGTGCTGGCCGCCCGCATGCGCGACTGCGACGTTAACGACGACGAGTTCCTCCACCTGCCGGCCCACCTGCGCGTCGTCGGGCCCCATCAGCTGCGCTCCGAGACCAACGAGCGGCTCTTCGACGAGAAGTACGAGCCCGTGGTGCTCACCGACGACCAGGTGGACCAGGCGCTGTGGGAGGAGCAGGTCTtgcagaaggagaagaaggaccGACTCGCCCTCAGCCAGGCCGACTCCCTGGTGCGGCCCGAGGGGCCCAGATGA